Proteins co-encoded in one Marinobacter gudaonensis genomic window:
- a CDS encoding UDP-glucose dehydrogenase family protein — MKITIFGTGYVGLVTGACLADVGHHVLCMDVDQVKIDKLKNGQIPIYEPGLETIVKHTVEAGRLAFTTDTEEAVRHGTLQFIAVGTPPDEDGSADLQYVTAVARAIGQHMADYKVVVDKSTVPVGTGDRVRAAVRAELDRRGLELDFDVVSNPEFLKEGAAINDFMKPDRIIVGTDSDRAAELLREVYYPFNRNHDRMIFMDLRSAELTKYAANSMLATKISFMNEIANLAERLGADIEAVRRGIGSDPRIGYHFIYPGCGYGGSCFPKDVQALARTASDCGYEARLLNAVESVNYAQKHVLFDKISHYFGGELNGKVVALWGLAFKPNTDDMREASSRTLMEDLWKAGATVQAFDPEAMEETQRLYPDQAGLTLCGTKEQALKGADVLAICTEWKEFRSPDFQSIAAALQEPVVFDGRNLYEPEMLERYGLIYYAIGRGRNQFHAV; from the coding sequence ATGAAAATAACGATTTTTGGTACCGGATACGTGGGCCTGGTCACCGGCGCCTGCCTGGCGGATGTGGGCCACCACGTTCTGTGCATGGATGTTGATCAGGTCAAGATCGACAAGCTTAAGAACGGACAGATTCCCATCTACGAACCTGGCCTTGAGACCATTGTGAAGCATACGGTCGAGGCGGGGCGTCTCGCCTTCACCACGGACACCGAGGAAGCGGTGCGCCACGGTACATTGCAGTTTATAGCCGTGGGCACGCCCCCGGATGAAGACGGCTCTGCGGATCTCCAGTACGTGACCGCCGTGGCCCGGGCCATCGGCCAGCACATGGCGGACTACAAGGTGGTGGTAGACAAGTCGACGGTTCCGGTCGGCACTGGCGACCGGGTGAGGGCAGCCGTACGTGCCGAGCTCGACCGCCGGGGCCTGGAGCTGGATTTTGACGTGGTCTCCAACCCGGAGTTCCTCAAGGAAGGCGCTGCCATCAACGATTTCATGAAGCCGGACCGGATCATCGTCGGCACTGACAGCGATCGCGCCGCGGAGCTGCTGCGTGAGGTTTACTACCCGTTCAACCGTAACCATGACCGCATGATCTTCATGGACCTGCGATCCGCCGAGCTGACCAAGTACGCCGCTAACTCAATGCTCGCCACCAAGATCAGTTTCATGAACGAGATTGCCAATCTGGCAGAGCGCCTGGGTGCCGATATCGAAGCGGTCCGTCGCGGCATCGGTTCTGATCCCCGCATCGGCTACCACTTCATTTACCCGGGTTGCGGCTACGGTGGTTCCTGCTTCCCCAAGGATGTTCAGGCCCTTGCGCGCACCGCCAGTGATTGCGGTTACGAGGCGCGGCTGCTCAATGCCGTGGAATCCGTGAACTATGCCCAGAAGCACGTGCTGTTTGACAAGATCAGCCACTACTTTGGTGGCGAGTTGAACGGCAAGGTCGTGGCGCTCTGGGGGCTTGCCTTCAAGCCCAATACCGATGATATGCGTGAAGCCTCCTCCAGAACGCTGATGGAAGATCTCTGGAAGGCGGGCGCCACGGTGCAGGCCTTTGATCCGGAAGCCATGGAAGAGACTCAGCGGCTGTATCCGGACCAGGCCGGGCTGACACTGTGCGGCACCAAGGAGCAGGCGCTCAAGGGAGCGGACGTGCTGGCAATCTGTACCGAATGGAAGGAATTCCGTTCCCCGGACTTCCAGTCCATCGCGGCGGCACTGCAGGAGCCCGTGGTGTTCGACGGCCGCAACCTGTACGAGCCGGAAATGCTGGAGCGTTACGGTCTGATCTACTACGCCATCGGCCGGGGCCGCAACCAGTTTCACGCGGTTTAA
- the galE gene encoding UDP-glucose 4-epimerase GalE: MKVLVTGGAGYIGSHVVRQLGEAGHDIVVFDNLSTGYRWAVTAGELVVGDLADEAAIEALFSRHQFEAVLHFAANIVVPESVANPLKYYGNNTRNTLNLLKAVQAHGVPYMVFSSTAAVYGMPEQTVLTEDLPLAPINPYGASKMMSERMIMDLAAASDLNYVILRYFNVAGANPDGLLGQATPEATHLIKVACECVTDQREGMSVFGTDYDTRDGTCIRDYIHVEDLAKAHVMALDYMAKGGSSKVLNCGYGRGFTVREVIDVVKRKSGVDFPVTETARRAGDPEALMADNTRIRETLGWTPDYDDLDTIVGTALAWEALWQKKKAGHNE; encoded by the coding sequence ATGAAAGTCCTGGTTACCGGCGGTGCCGGTTATATCGGCAGCCACGTGGTGCGCCAGCTTGGCGAAGCCGGGCACGACATTGTGGTTTTCGACAATCTGTCCACCGGCTATCGATGGGCGGTTACCGCCGGTGAACTGGTGGTCGGGGATCTGGCCGATGAGGCCGCCATTGAAGCTCTGTTCTCCCGTCACCAATTCGAGGCCGTGCTGCATTTTGCGGCCAACATCGTGGTGCCGGAGTCGGTCGCCAATCCCCTGAAATACTACGGCAATAACACCCGCAACACCCTGAACCTGCTGAAAGCCGTACAGGCCCATGGCGTGCCCTATATGGTGTTTTCCTCCACGGCGGCCGTGTACGGGATGCCTGAGCAGACCGTGCTCACCGAAGACCTGCCGCTTGCGCCGATCAATCCGTACGGCGCCTCCAAAATGATGAGTGAGCGGATGATCATGGACCTGGCGGCGGCGTCAGACCTCAACTACGTGATCCTGAGGTACTTCAACGTTGCCGGTGCCAATCCGGACGGTCTGCTGGGGCAGGCAACGCCAGAAGCCACTCATCTGATCAAGGTGGCATGCGAGTGCGTGACCGACCAGCGCGAAGGCATGAGCGTGTTCGGCACCGATTACGATACCCGGGATGGCACCTGCATTCGCGATTACATCCATGTGGAGGACCTGGCCAAGGCCCACGTGATGGCCCTTGACTACATGGCCAAGGGCGGCAGCTCGAAGGTGCTGAACTGTGGCTATGGTCGTGGATTCACGGTTCGTGAAGTAATCGATGTGGTCAAGCGGAAATCCGGCGTCGACTTCCCCGTCACCGAAACCGCGCGAAGAGCCGGCGATCCGGAGGCACTGATGGCGGACAATACTCGCATTCGGGAGACCCTGGGCTGGACCCCGGATTACGACGACCTGGATACAATTGTGGGTACTGCACTGGCCTGGGAAGCGCTCTGGCAAAAGAAAAAGGCCGGACACAACGAGTGA
- the tadA gene encoding tRNA adenosine(34) deaminase TadA: MTDISAEDERWMRRALALADEAAGKGEVPVGAVVVLDGREIGAGFNAPISGCDPTAHAEIRALRDAGARVGNYRLPGATLYVTLEPCTMCVGAIVHARISRLVYGASEPKAGAVESARRTLEEPHLNWQVEPTGGVLADQCSQTISAFFSRRRAEIRRRQQPSGKE, translated from the coding sequence ATGACTGACATATCAGCCGAAGACGAGCGCTGGATGCGGCGGGCGCTGGCACTGGCCGACGAAGCCGCTGGCAAAGGCGAGGTGCCAGTTGGGGCAGTCGTAGTGCTGGACGGCAGGGAAATTGGCGCCGGCTTCAACGCACCGATTTCTGGCTGCGATCCCACGGCCCACGCCGAGATTCGCGCCCTGCGCGACGCCGGCGCCAGGGTTGGTAACTATCGGCTGCCGGGCGCCACGCTTTACGTTACGCTGGAGCCCTGTACCATGTGCGTGGGTGCTATCGTCCATGCCCGGATCAGTCGACTGGTTTACGGTGCGTCGGAACCCAAGGCTGGTGCGGTGGAGTCTGCCAGGCGCACGCTCGAAGAGCCGCACCTGAACTGGCAGGTGGAACCTACCGGTGGCGTATTGGCCGACCAGTGCAGCCAGACCATCAGCGCGTTTTTCAGTCGGCGTCGGGCGGAAATCCGGCGGCGCCAGCAACCTTCAGGGAAGGAGTAG
- the guaA gene encoding glutamine-hydrolyzing GMP synthase, whose amino-acid sequence MAQNIHDHRILILDFGSQYTQLIARRVREIGVYCEIKAFDISDEELNEFNPKGIVLAGGPESVTQLGGPRAPEGLFDRNIPILGICYGMQTMAEQLGGRVASSEKREFGYAQVKVRAKGPLLADITDHLTPAGESLLDVWMSHGDKVVAMPEGFELLASTESAPIAAMQDVSRNLYGVQFHPEVTHTLQGKRILEHFVLNICQCEALWTPAKIVDDAVQQIRDQVGGDKVLLGLSGGVDSSVTAALLHRAIGDQLTCVFVDNGLLRLHEGDQVMDMFASNMGVKVIRVDAEDLFLSKLKGISDPEQKRKIIGNTFIDVFDDEAANIKDVNWLAQGTIYPDVIESAASKTGKAHVIKSHHNVGGLPETMKMKLVEPLRELFKDEVRRIGLELGLPYDMVYRHPFPGPGLGVRILGEVKKEYADILRRADAIFLEELHRADLYHKTSQAFAVFLPVKSVGVVGDARRYEYVVALRAVETIDFMTARWAHLPYELLETVSNRIINEITGVSRVTYDVSSKPPATIEWE is encoded by the coding sequence ATGGCCCAGAACATTCACGATCACCGTATCCTGATTCTTGATTTCGGTTCCCAGTACACCCAGTTGATTGCGCGCAGAGTTCGGGAAATCGGCGTTTACTGCGAGATCAAGGCGTTCGATATCAGCGATGAGGAGCTCAACGAATTCAATCCCAAGGGGATTGTGCTGGCCGGTGGACCTGAGTCGGTTACCCAGCTGGGCGGCCCCCGGGCCCCTGAAGGCCTGTTTGATCGCAACATCCCGATTCTGGGCATCTGTTACGGCATGCAGACCATGGCCGAGCAGCTCGGAGGCCGGGTGGCCAGTTCCGAGAAGCGTGAGTTTGGCTACGCCCAGGTGAAGGTTCGGGCCAAGGGGCCGTTGCTGGCAGACATCACGGATCACCTGACACCGGCCGGCGAGTCCCTGCTGGATGTGTGGATGAGTCATGGCGACAAAGTGGTGGCCATGCCCGAGGGTTTCGAACTTCTGGCGTCTACCGAGAGCGCGCCCATCGCGGCCATGCAGGACGTCAGCCGCAACCTCTACGGCGTACAGTTCCACCCGGAGGTGACTCACACACTCCAGGGCAAGCGCATTCTTGAACACTTCGTCCTCAACATCTGCCAGTGCGAGGCACTGTGGACGCCGGCGAAGATCGTCGATGATGCCGTACAGCAGATTCGCGATCAGGTAGGCGGCGACAAAGTGCTGCTGGGTCTTTCCGGGGGCGTGGACTCCTCGGTAACCGCGGCGCTACTGCATCGGGCCATCGGCGACCAGCTTACCTGCGTCTTCGTGGACAACGGCCTGCTGCGCCTGCACGAGGGCGATCAGGTCATGGACATGTTTGCCAGCAACATGGGTGTCAAGGTTATCCGCGTGGATGCGGAAGACCTGTTCCTGTCCAAACTCAAGGGCATCAGCGATCCTGAGCAGAAGCGCAAGATCATCGGCAACACCTTCATCGATGTGTTCGATGACGAGGCGGCCAACATCAAGGACGTGAACTGGCTGGCCCAGGGCACCATCTACCCGGACGTGATCGAATCAGCCGCGTCCAAAACCGGCAAGGCCCACGTGATCAAGTCGCATCACAACGTCGGCGGGCTGCCGGAAACCATGAAAATGAAACTGGTAGAGCCTCTGCGTGAGCTGTTCAAGGACGAGGTGCGCCGGATCGGTCTTGAGTTGGGACTGCCCTACGACATGGTATACCGGCACCCGTTCCCAGGGCCGGGCCTGGGTGTGCGAATTCTCGGTGAGGTGAAAAAGGAGTACGCCGATATCCTGCGCCGGGCCGATGCCATCTTCCTTGAAGAGCTGCATCGTGCCGACCTGTACCACAAGACCAGCCAGGCGTTTGCCGTGTTCCTGCCGGTCAAGTCCGTGGGTGTGGTTGGTGATGCGCGCCGCTATGAATACGTGGTCGCCCTGAGGGCGGTCGAAACCATCGATTTTATGACAGCGCGCTGGGCGCACCTCCCGTACGAGCTGCTGGAAACGGTATCCAATCGAATCATCAATGAAATCACCGGTGTCTCCCGGGTCACCTACGATGTGTCCTCCAAGCCACCGGCAACGATCGAGTGGGAATAA
- the guaB gene encoding IMP dehydrogenase, whose protein sequence is MLRIAEEALTFDDVLLVPGYSEVLPHQVSLQTQLTKGITLNIPLLSSAMDTVTESELAIAMAQEGGIGIMHKNMTVEQQAAAVRKVKKFESGVVKDPITVSPDTTVRELVDITMANSISGLPVVDGHDLVGIVTGRDIRFESRMETLVRDIMTPKEKLVTVREGASLDDVKELLHRHRIEKVLVVNDNFELRGLITVKDIQKAKDYPLACKDDQGRLRVGAAVSTGGDTEARVRALAEAGVDVIVVDTAHGHSRGVIDRVRWIKENYPDVQVIGGNIATSHAALALADAGADAVKVGIGPGSICTTRIVAGIGVPQISAVSNVAAALKDRGVPLIADGGIRFSGDIAKAIAAGAHSVMIGSLLAGTDEAPGEVELFQGRSYKAYRGMGSIGAMGQGSSDRYFQDASKGIEKLVPEGIEGRVACKGPMRNIVHQLVGGLRAAMGYTGSATMEEMRTKPEFVRITNAGMRESHVHDVTITKEAPNYRIG, encoded by the coding sequence ATGCTGCGAATTGCCGAAGAAGCCCTCACATTCGATGACGTTCTGCTGGTTCCCGGTTACTCGGAAGTGCTCCCTCACCAGGTCAGTCTGCAGACCCAGCTGACCAAGGGTATCACGCTCAATATTCCCCTGCTGTCTTCCGCGATGGACACGGTAACCGAATCGGAACTGGCCATTGCCATGGCTCAGGAAGGCGGAATCGGCATCATGCACAAGAACATGACGGTGGAGCAACAGGCCGCAGCGGTTCGCAAGGTCAAGAAATTCGAGAGTGGCGTGGTGAAGGACCCGATCACCGTTTCCCCGGACACCACCGTGCGGGAACTGGTGGATATCACCATGGCCAACAGCATCTCCGGTCTGCCTGTGGTGGATGGTCACGACCTCGTAGGGATCGTGACTGGTCGTGATATCCGCTTCGAGAGTCGCATGGAAACGTTGGTACGGGACATCATGACGCCCAAGGAGAAGCTGGTTACCGTCCGTGAGGGTGCCAGCCTTGATGACGTCAAAGAACTTCTGCACCGGCACCGGATCGAAAAAGTGCTGGTGGTCAACGACAATTTCGAGCTGCGCGGCCTGATTACAGTCAAGGACATCCAGAAGGCCAAGGATTACCCGCTGGCCTGCAAGGACGATCAGGGTCGACTGCGCGTTGGCGCCGCGGTCAGCACCGGCGGCGACACCGAGGCCCGCGTCCGCGCACTGGCTGAAGCGGGCGTCGACGTTATCGTCGTTGATACCGCTCATGGCCATTCCCGTGGTGTGATCGATCGCGTGCGCTGGATCAAGGAAAACTATCCGGACGTTCAGGTCATCGGCGGCAACATTGCGACCTCCCACGCGGCTCTTGCTCTTGCGGATGCGGGAGCCGACGCAGTGAAGGTCGGAATTGGTCCCGGCTCCATCTGTACTACTCGTATCGTTGCGGGTATCGGTGTGCCCCAGATTTCCGCGGTTTCCAACGTGGCGGCGGCGCTGAAGGATCGTGGTGTGCCGTTGATCGCTGATGGTGGCATCCGGTTCTCCGGTGATATTGCCAAGGCGATTGCCGCCGGCGCCCACAGCGTCATGATCGGTAGCCTGCTGGCGGGTACCGATGAAGCACCTGGCGAAGTGGAACTGTTCCAGGGCCGCAGCTACAAGGCCTACCGTGGCATGGGGTCGATTGGTGCCATGGGGCAGGGCTCCAGTGACCGTTACTTCCAGGACGCCAGCAAAGGTATCGAAAAGCTTGTTCCGGAGGGTATCGAAGGTCGCGTGGCCTGCAAGGGTCCGATGCGCAACATCGTTCATCAGCTGGTGGGCGGCCTGCGGGCGGCCATGGGTTACACCGGAAGCGCCACCATGGAGGAGATGCGCACCAAGCCGGAATTTGTACGCATCACCAACGCCGGCATGCGTGAAAGCCACGTTCACGATGTGACGATCACCAAAGAAGCGCCCAACTACCGTATCGGTTAA
- the xseA gene encoding exodeoxyribonuclease VII large subunit — translation MYNDGAGPVTSPMQDTRPRALSVSELNHQARHLLESSFMQVWVEGELSGFSRPSSGHWYFSLKDRKCQVRCAMFRGMNQRIRTLPKEGDQIRIRGKVTLYENRGDFQIIVEHLEPAGLGELQQAFEELKRKLLAEGLFEQARKKPIPALPRHIGVVTSPTGAAIHDILTVLARRCPAIPVTLYPTAVQGKAATAEIVRAIASAEHHGVADVLIIGRGGGSLEDLWCFNEEAVARAIADCTIPTVSAVGHEVDVTIADFVADLRAPTPSAAAEKISPDQSTWLKQLDERGVRLANAFNLNLKRLGTRLDHLAARLRDPRRELLEKAQRMDDLELRLNKAIRQRLGSAGVTSEHLHQRLFMQSPRRQLVAGQEAVQRLGERLTDAIGQSLKYRRRSLEHSAQTLHVVSPLATLGRGYAIVRNGDGDIVREAEEVAPGERVSARVASGEITAEVISVKCMTTNPPD, via the coding sequence ATGTATAACGATGGAGCAGGACCGGTGACCTCCCCCATGCAGGATACCCGTCCCCGGGCATTGAGCGTCAGCGAGCTGAACCACCAGGCCAGACACCTTCTGGAGTCCAGCTTCATGCAGGTGTGGGTAGAGGGAGAACTGTCCGGTTTTTCCCGCCCATCCTCAGGCCACTGGTACTTCTCTCTCAAAGACCGCAAATGCCAGGTTCGTTGCGCGATGTTCCGCGGTATGAACCAGCGTATTCGCACCCTGCCGAAGGAAGGAGACCAGATACGGATTCGTGGCAAGGTGACGCTCTACGAGAACCGGGGCGACTTCCAGATCATCGTCGAGCATCTGGAACCCGCGGGCCTCGGGGAGTTGCAACAGGCATTCGAGGAGCTCAAGCGCAAACTGCTGGCCGAAGGCCTGTTCGAGCAGGCCCGGAAGAAGCCCATACCGGCTCTGCCCCGCCACATCGGCGTGGTGACTTCGCCCACGGGTGCGGCTATCCACGACATCCTCACGGTGCTCGCCAGGCGCTGCCCTGCCATCCCGGTGACACTCTACCCCACAGCCGTTCAGGGCAAGGCGGCCACGGCAGAGATTGTCCGAGCCATTGCCTCGGCAGAGCATCACGGGGTCGCCGATGTGCTCATCATAGGCCGGGGCGGCGGCTCCCTCGAGGATCTGTGGTGCTTCAACGAAGAGGCGGTTGCCCGGGCCATTGCGGACTGCACCATTCCTACGGTCAGCGCCGTGGGCCACGAGGTGGACGTGACGATCGCCGATTTCGTCGCCGACCTGCGAGCCCCCACGCCGTCGGCGGCGGCCGAAAAAATCTCGCCCGACCAGTCCACCTGGCTGAAGCAGCTCGACGAGCGCGGAGTGCGCCTGGCCAATGCCTTCAACCTCAACCTCAAGCGTCTGGGCACCCGCCTGGACCATCTGGCTGCCCGCCTGAGGGATCCCAGACGGGAACTACTGGAAAAGGCCCAGCGCATGGATGACCTGGAGCTCCGGCTTAACAAGGCCATCCGCCAGCGCCTCGGAAGCGCGGGCGTAACATCAGAGCATCTGCATCAACGCCTGTTCATGCAATCTCCCCGTCGCCAACTCGTGGCAGGCCAGGAAGCTGTGCAGCGACTCGGGGAACGCTTGACGGATGCCATCGGGCAAAGCCTCAAATACCGTCGTCGCAGCCTTGAGCACTCGGCGCAGACGCTCCACGTGGTGAGCCCACTGGCCACGCTCGGCCGGGGCTATGCCATCGTCCGCAACGGAGACGGCGACATCGTGCGTGAGGCCGAGGAGGTTGCACCTGGCGAGCGGGTATCTGCCCGGGTCGCCAGCGGCGAAATAACGGCGGAAGTGATCTCCGTCAAATGCATGACCACAAACCCGCCAGACTAA
- a CDS encoding cold-shock protein, which translates to MSETKTGHVKWFNESKGFGFIAQDGGSDVFVHYSAINASGFRTLTEGQQVQFTVTQGPKGPQAENVTPV; encoded by the coding sequence ATGTCCGAAACTAAAACTGGCCACGTGAAGTGGTTTAACGAGTCCAAAGGCTTTGGCTTTATCGCCCAGGACGGTGGCAGTGACGTCTTTGTTCACTACAGTGCAATCAATGCCAGTGGCTTCCGTACCCTGACCGAAGGTCAGCAGGTACAGTTCACGGTAACCCAGGGCCCGAAAGGTCCCCAGGCGGAAAACGTAACCCCGGTCTGA
- the leuA gene encoding 2-isopropylmalate synthase translates to MAFDHRKYVAFKPVAKTDRRWPDRVIEKAPTFCAVDLRDGNQALVKPMTVAQKQRMFDLLVKLGFKEIEIGFPAASQPDFDFCRKLIEENRIPEDVKIQVLTQARPELIERTYEALAGARKAIVHVYNSTSTVQREQVFGLDRDGIRDIAVNGAKLVKEIAARHPETEWTFQYSPESFTGTELDFAAEVIDAVSDVWGPEEGQPMIINLPATVEMATPNIFADQIEWICDNIKRREHISISVHTHNDRGCAVAAAELAVMAGADRVEGTLMGNGERTGNMDLVTMAMNLYSQGIDPTLDLSGMAEITEVVEACTEISTHPRHPYAGELVFTAFSGSHQDAIRKCLARRKESDVWNVAYLPIDPFDVGRRYEEVVRINSQSGKGGVAYVLERDYDISLPRWLQIEFSKVVQREAETNGGEIDSLTIHRLFEERYLKVHADWALTSYDLHRDEDGVRAEVVVGREARPIRLEGRGLGAVEAVSEALEQRFGITIAVEAYDEFALGEGTNANALACIRLNANGRLCSAAALAEDTTSATLQALFSAVAQAVGAEMPVASRAAETEGA, encoded by the coding sequence ATGGCGTTCGATCACCGCAAATACGTTGCGTTCAAACCCGTTGCCAAAACCGACCGTCGCTGGCCGGACAGGGTCATCGAGAAAGCACCGACCTTCTGTGCGGTGGACCTTCGCGATGGCAACCAGGCACTGGTAAAGCCCATGACGGTGGCACAGAAGCAGCGGATGTTCGATTTGCTGGTAAAGCTGGGCTTCAAGGAGATCGAAATCGGATTTCCCGCAGCCAGTCAGCCGGACTTTGATTTCTGCCGGAAGCTGATTGAGGAGAACCGGATACCGGAGGACGTCAAAATCCAGGTGCTGACCCAGGCACGACCGGAACTGATAGAGCGCACATATGAGGCGCTGGCGGGCGCCCGCAAGGCCATTGTGCACGTCTACAACTCAACCTCGACCGTGCAGCGTGAACAGGTCTTTGGTCTGGACCGTGACGGCATCCGTGACATCGCCGTAAATGGCGCGAAGCTCGTGAAAGAGATTGCCGCCCGCCACCCGGAAACCGAGTGGACCTTCCAATACTCCCCGGAGAGCTTCACCGGCACCGAGCTGGATTTTGCGGCCGAGGTGATCGACGCGGTCAGCGATGTCTGGGGGCCCGAGGAAGGCCAACCGATGATCATCAATCTGCCGGCCACCGTGGAAATGGCGACCCCGAATATTTTCGCTGACCAGATCGAGTGGATCTGCGACAACATCAAGCGTCGGGAGCACATCAGTATCAGTGTCCATACCCATAACGACCGCGGCTGTGCAGTGGCGGCCGCCGAACTGGCAGTGATGGCCGGCGCCGACCGGGTGGAAGGTACACTGATGGGTAACGGCGAGCGCACCGGCAACATGGACCTGGTGACCATGGCCATGAACCTCTACTCCCAGGGCATTGACCCGACCCTGGACCTGTCCGGTATGGCAGAGATCACCGAAGTGGTCGAAGCCTGCACGGAAATCTCGACGCATCCGCGCCATCCCTACGCCGGCGAGCTGGTGTTCACCGCTTTTTCCGGCAGCCATCAGGATGCCATCCGCAAGTGCCTGGCGCGCCGCAAGGAGAGCGACGTCTGGAACGTGGCCTACCTGCCCATCGATCCGTTCGACGTTGGCCGACGCTACGAGGAAGTGGTGCGCATCAACAGTCAGTCGGGTAAGGGTGGTGTGGCCTACGTGCTGGAACGGGACTACGACATCAGCCTGCCGCGCTGGCTGCAGATTGAATTCAGCAAGGTGGTGCAGCGAGAGGCGGAGACCAATGGCGGCGAGATCGACTCCCTCACCATTCACCGGCTGTTCGAAGAGCGCTACCTCAAGGTGCATGCGGACTGGGCCCTGACCTCCTACGACCTGCACCGGGATGAGGACGGCGTGCGGGCGGAAGTGGTGGTTGGTCGAGAGGCCCGCCCGATTCGCCTGGAAGGGCGCGGTCTGGGTGCCGTGGAGGCAGTGTCAGAAGCATTGGAGCAGAGGTTTGGCATTACCATTGCCGTAGAGGCGTACGACGAGTTTGCCCTGGGTGAGGGCACCAATGCTAACGCTTTGGCCTGTATTCGCCTGAACGCCAACGGTCGTTTGTGCAGCGCTGCTGCGTTGGCGGAGGACACCACGTCGGCGACACTGCAGGCGCTGTTCTCGGCGGTGGCTCAGGCGGTGGGCGCCGAGATGCCGGTTGCCTCCAGGGCGGCCGAGACCGAGGGGGCCTGA
- a CDS encoding Lrp/AsnC family transcriptional regulator, which yields MPSNQKTLVKIDNLDRKILAQVQKDGSLTNQELAEKVGLSPSPCLRRVRALQEAGIIVRTVTILDHKKLGLSLTAIILIGMDRHTPERFAAFEEQVAEYPEVQECYLITGQDADYMLKVVVPDMDHYHHFLLNRITRIQGVSGVHSSFVLRRVIDSTALPLGYLS from the coding sequence ATGCCATCAAACCAGAAAACACTCGTTAAGATAGACAATCTTGACCGGAAAATTCTTGCCCAGGTGCAGAAAGACGGGTCGCTGACCAACCAGGAACTGGCGGAAAAAGTCGGCCTTTCCCCCTCGCCCTGCCTGCGCCGGGTTCGCGCCCTGCAGGAAGCGGGCATCATTGTCCGTACCGTGACGATCCTGGACCACAAGAAGCTGGGGCTATCCCTGACCGCCATCATCCTCATCGGCATGGACCGGCACACACCCGAGCGTTTTGCCGCCTTTGAGGAACAAGTGGCCGAGTATCCAGAGGTTCAGGAATGCTACCTGATTACCGGCCAGGACGCCGACTACATGCTCAAGGTGGTGGTACCGGACATGGACCACTATCACCATTTTCTACTCAACCGCATTACCCGGATTCAGGGTGTGAGCGGTGTGCATTCCAGCTTTGTGCTGCGCCGGGTGATCGACAGTACCGCCCTGCCCCTGGGCTATCTGTCCTGA